aagaaaaccaGAACAGCGGGTAATAACCTCAGCTAGACAAGTTGAATCTTGCAATCAGATAAGACAGGATGTCCGTAGATAAGAGGTCTGGAGTCATCAGCGATCTGATAACAATTGACAATTTctgactttaaaatgtttaaaacctgCTGGATGGGGCGAAATCTCACCTAACCTTCTTAAGGCTATTTCAAGAACCATAACTGCTCCCCtaacatgtttattaaatacttctttTGATAAGGGAGTCTTTCCtgagtttttaaagtataatttacaattttaatagtcTAGTGTATGTACATTACTTGGTGATTCATTATATTAACTGATTTTATATGatcatatgtatattatttttatctaaattttattttaagtcaaaATACACCTGTTTGCatactataaaaacaatattatgtcaAACGTTTTGTGCATGAAGAATTTCTTTTCCAAACTTTCCCAATTGCACAATGTAGTGAGTACAaacggttatcacaagataaccagatcaagcaacatCAAGCATGgatgctgcttggatgggtgaccgctgagtgataaTGCTGTTGCATGCAGCCTgcctgcctggccattggtggtggtttagAAGTTACCCTTAAGCCATTGGTTTTCAGGTTATATGTTAGatagggcttcttagctctaacttcacctgttaaaataagacatctttactttacttttaatttgaatatcCATACATGCTTAATAAGGTTCTACATTTATTTACCCTACCAATAAATTTCTAAAAGAAAACCCGGTTATATGTGTTTTACCCTCTTACATCGTACTTCCAAGTTAGAGCCAGCATTAAAAGACTGGTAACTACTCAACATAGGAACTCTTTACACACAGGTCATCGTCTCTCTTACAGACGATATCAGATTTTCTCCAGTGTAAAACAACTGCTTAGTCAACCAACAAGACATTACAGTCCTAGTTGTGACATTATTATGATATAAAGTATGTATGTTAGACCCCAGCCTGAATTAATATGAGTTTATCTTTTCAGTGCTTGACGAACCTATAAATATTGCAACAGGCATAGAGAAGAGAGAAATGTTGGCTAAAGCTGCTGGAAATGAggttagtataattaattttggaaatgCAATACAATTTAAAGACATAAGTTTCCTAATTCAGAAGCTCAATTTGAATTGTTAACTGGTTTTGGTCTAGACTGGGTTTGAACATTTTGTAGAAGATgccagtataaatttaaattatccacaaacaaaaataaataagagtGTTTAAAGTAAtgctatttattatgtttctCAATatgagaaaatgtaaaatttgtatgtgtaaTAAGTAGTAagatatcttttataaaaaataattatatataatttaattatgacgTATATAGGAAAGATTTTTGTGTTGactaataaaaacatgaatattgatTGAATAATTAAAGCAAATGTTGTTAAATTGGTTATAATACTGTATGCAATACAGTACATAATGGTAATAAGCATGTGGAGgtcagaacattataaaaaaccttCCTCAGCATTCAAGAATTAAATGTAGAAAGACTGCATTCGACTAGATTCTAGTCGATGGACAAATAGGAGGGTTAACTTAGATTATAGTTACGTTAGATATTCACCTGAGGACAAGATCAAATTACAGATTCCTATTTGTAGCATTACTAGTTTGTTTATCACAGAATAATGACAGATGTCCTAAAAATTCCTGCTACCCTCACAATTATTACATCATCAATAATGGGCTAAAAAGATGAAAGATAAGTTACAttggttttggtttttattaataattaatatttcctaTTAATATTTTTCGAGACGTCTGAAAAATCAGAGTTTAGCAATTTTTTTTAGTGGATACAAATGAAACATCATTATCGTCAGCATAAAACAAACTATTATCTTTACTAGCATTTTTTAGAAACATTACTTCAATTTCAGTATTTTGTTCACAATTCTATGTGATACCCAGAAACTGATGAATATTTGGTTTTTTCTCTTCTTGTCCTCATTCTTGAGCTCAAATCATACTAGGACATAGCTTCCAAGTTCAATAATGTCCTGAGAACGAATATTGAAGCCCTAAAACAAGGTTATAATTATaggtaatttattgttattgggTCTTTTTAAATGTAGTCTAGAATTTTACTTTTACCATAAGTATGGATTTATACATGCCTTTATTCCGTTTATGAGATGTAAGGCCATTAATGTTAGGTTCATTTAGCATTTTCCTTTGGCGTAGTGCTGAAAGAGGTTTCATTATGTTCAGTCTTCTCCCTTGTAGAAGTGGGGACATTGATTGTTCTTTGCACTGAAAACCTCTAAAGCTTAATGTCGGAATAGCTGAATTGATGTTAATTTGATGTGGTTTTAATGTTCCTGAGAAAGCTTTCACCTCCTCACTTCCTTTGGCCAAGTCTTCCTTATAATGAATGTCTTCGCCTTTGATTTCAAACATTTGCACCCCAGAGCAATGATTTTTCAGcacattaaagaattttaaaattcttaacatCTTTGCCTTGGGCAACAGTGCAGGAATGATGAGCTGAAAATACACTCTCCACAGACATTGAAAATTTGTGAAGATTCACTGTTGATTGTGAAAGGTTTAGCTCTTTCCTcgccacaaaaaaaaaaaaaaaaaaaaaaaaaaaaaaattgttgttcctTCTCAGTTGTAGTGAATTTTGAGAGAACTCTTTTGGCCAGAAAAATAACTAACATATTTAAATGTGAGAGAATGAGGAAGTAGGGTAAAGGCAACTTATTTgtataacatcaaaattaaaattagtaaataatttaaataaactttttaagactgacatcattttaattataaattaaattttattcagtaagatatattaataattgcaataaaaaagtattatgaaCTGTTAAGATAGGGATAGAAGATAGGGATAGGTAAAGGAATGACATTTCTTAAACAAATTAGTtggtataaaacatattaaaatttgttttttaaattgtaagtttatgtttttaaagtactaCTTATGAGTCACTGTTCTTGaggatttttttttgtttttcatactACTGTAAAATTTGAAAAGGGGATTTGGAAATTTCCGTATTGTATGGAATCACCCATTTATTATGTGTTTGTGTTCCTAATGAATTCCTGTGCTGTTAAAAGCAAGTAGTTATAATTCAGAGAAATTATGCTGgtcaattataataaaacaaaaatgttaattcatAGCTTGTATGGACTGCCATGTTGAAATTGAGCTCTCAACCTGTCAATTTCCAACTACGATTTATTTAActctagaactggcaatggtgtcactctgtactgacggctctattttaacagcctcgcagatgttttttataatgtatcacatttcataactgttgatccaaatataaactattatatgtcaatgtattcacaactatatggagagcattataataacaataacttattgtttccatgtaaacatattttttttttttttttttacaaaatgtaagaaaaatgttttatggattagcaataagctttacatcaaaactgtaaatgtataacttattcagatttttttcctgattccaaaaatatataattattgtaacttttacctcaaaacgtatgtgtttacacggctttgtatgaaaaagcgtgcatatttatttatttacaaaaatgtgtaatttctaaataaatattattgttcgtgggtaaacataactcaactaaaactaaaactaagaaagctaaacaacaataataacaacactaaaacactataaaatacaatttacaaaaatactattggattcgtaacctcaaacacaaaacctgacacttgtttacagtttcacaacaacgTGGTTGACtcgtactacgttcacgtcagctgtccatagAGAATGATGTTTTACGgtaacaaagaagacaataatcaaagtaagaacagtaactcggtactatagttaatgctcttccagaatatatcaaataaaaatcatttatatgaccttaattgcataaaatttcaataactgtaaatgtctactttggcgacgaatattcgtccttaccaaatcggacgggcctttggcgacgaaaattcgtttcataccagttagagggttaaaaataaacagtgtaatatagttcAAGATTTGAGAGTCTTTTGGCTATGTTACAtacaacaaaacaatgttttagacTAAAACTGTTGTTTAGTAACAAGCGGTTTTGTGACGTATTGTTGGCAAGTAATtgattgttttacattttgtatttttattagaatatcGTATTCCAATAGTGTTTATTTCCTTAACGTTTTTATCTGCCATTttcaaattgttaaatatttagtaatttttttgtatttattttcatagaaTCCATTCGACTTAAGAGTACTAAAGAGGGGCAAGGGAACCAAAGACTGCCCAAATGAAATTCCATCAGCCACAGACGCCAGGATCGTTGGCTGCATCTGTGAAGAGGATGCGACGGCTGTCTCGTGGATGTGGCTGCATCAGGGCCAGCCTCGACGTTGCAACTGCGGCTACTGGTTTAAATTAGTCTACAAGCCTCCTGTATAATAGCCACTTGAAATATTGTATCACCAGTAGTCAATACAGTATAGACTATGTTTAAACTAAGCTGCCTGAACACCTAGGTAATCCAATTACAAATGGTCTGCAAATGATTTCATCAATAatacaatgtgtttaaaaaaatgattttgatgTTTTACAACTTTGTTTCCTCTTTCCTGTGTATGTGGCTGTATTgttgatttgtaaataattatgaaataaaaatttatttgaattttacgtTTTTTTGCCTGATGccaataaatgttgtaatatttatccTCTAATGTTAGTATCGCGAATAAATCTTGAAGAAAAAACGACCTACAAGGTTGCTTGATCACCTATGAATATGATCACCATCGAATAATGGTGTACTCTCGGATCGAAAAGTATACATACTCGAGTTTaaaagttaaccacaaactaattaGCAGAGCTACAATAAcaggagttatattaaaattgagttttttgtCTGCATTTGGATATATACTGTAAAGCAAATAGTTTACAGACAATAACTTACAGTTTTATGTTGAATCAACAAAAAAAGGGTAATAGGTTTTGGTGCTTTTCAATCAAACtgcaactttaaaaattcataatttggaaACTTGTAGCCTGCATAAGACAAAATTTGTATGCAAGTGCACTATTAATgagtatgtaattttacaattatatgaaaaaaagttGTATCAAACAAGCTATAGAGCTCTTAAATTCACTATTTTGggcatttaattttctaaaccactatttcaaatatttattttaatagcaatTTAATGGAGTAGGTTTTGTAGAAACAAAGAAGTTAAATTGTAATACAACTGCTGTTATTGTAgctatatttgttaatttgtggTTACTTTTGAAActttggtatttataattttggtagGTGCGACAATAGGACCCATTGCTGGTAATCAtaacctattttaattatttcctttcTCAATAACTTGTGTGCATCAGTTTTCACTTACAGCTTCCAAGATTATGTAACTTTGATAATATAagcatatactcgtatattcgCTACCGTGGCTAAAAAAACTGCAGACTATATAcatctaaataaatttttgtttcatattctttataacttatataattattataaataattctttacttATGTCATCAAGCCAATTTTTTTTGTGAACAGGCCAATTCCTCTTTGAActtaaccctctcccgggcaAACGCCTCGGCAGGGCGCCTGGCGCTAAAGTCCAAACGCCTCCAACTGCTTTATCAACGccctctgctttgtgctgctgtCATACGATTGTTTGGGTaactaatactggaaatatctattggcagTATCATTGTTGCCTTgcttattcatagttttatgactagggacgctatctaggattaataatttgaaacgattCATTCATTACTTCATTGACGGTGATCTTGTTGTTTAGTAGTACAATTCTTTCTGACTTGTGCTgctattttacataatttgatgaactatttgggactttttataaccacttatttactgaaatcatttcGTTAATTGTTTTCGCAGTCTTTACACTTGGTTCTGTACTTCATAAATGGCAGGTTCAAGATGTTTGCGTGATAGCGAAATTGATCGCATTTTTGACAATGAAGTGGATGATGAAGTTGATGGTTTCAGTGACGATGAAAGTTCCATGAATAGCGATGTATTTAGTGATGAGGAAATTCACCATTCTAACCAAGAAGATAGGGACACTGATGACTCGCCACGTGATCCGGCGCTGCCTCGCGCCGACGGCACCGCGACCCGTGTCCCACCATTGCCTCGCGCCTCTGGTACCGCCACTCGGGTCCCGCCTGTCTGGTCTAGACAAAGATAACACTAGACAAAGTCTTAgtgttatcttaatttttatatttataaccctttatatacaataatttatacaacgattaaaacaagatttttcatgtaagtttgactttttgtttaattttaagttacctcataatgttgatatttttttaaaataaataaaacgttattataGAGGATTTAATCATCTTTGTAACTATGTaccataaataatagttttattaaaataaagttcttaacgtAGTAAAAACGCGAATAAGTGTGCCCTCGCGGCAGAGCGGGCGATTTAATTCAGCCCAGTAGCGCCAAAAGCGCGTCGCGGTAATtcgaccgggagagggttaataataaaaacagagttttttttcttttaagtattGGGTATTGTTTTAAGAGTATGTACAGTTATTGTAGACCAACATACAATTAATAAACCACTGAAGTTCTACTATATTGTAGAATCTTCACACTTGGATGCACAGCAATGCTGTAGGATAAACTGTAATCCCAACTTTTGCCTTACAATCAATGAGGATTAAAGCTTCAAGATTTATGGCCCACCAATATCTTCTGGGTCAAGCAAGACACAGATCTATGGAATGTGGAGAGCATGTGTTTCCAGTAAAGAAGATGACCATGAACCTTTAAGAGTGATAGTACAGTTGCCTGCAGTATCCGAGGAACAAAAGCTTAAGAGATACTGATGCTCCCAACCAAGAATACAAAATTGTTCTAGATACTACAAGGCATTTATGCCCCAATAGTAAATTCGTTGTTacatttttacttgtaaataGTTTTGTCAGGCCaatgtacagttcgaggacttcagctgtgcgcgtgaccttaagtgtgtggtgataggcgggaggggtggcggggtagtattatgcgctgcgtcccgaaaacatttcctgtgacacgtaggtaaaaccctcctttcaggaatcgtattggcccaaataactcatcagaCTCGCTAAAATCAGTATGTTTTGTGACAGTGTTGATTGtgatggaattaaaaaataagagaatactaaataatagcaataataggactaatccttgtttttcagttgttatagtgttgtttaatgtgttttgaaaataacgtatttgtcaatactaatctgcaaatcgaaatcgtgagtttaaagtcgttaaagagattgtcgCACCTTCATCTCAGcagctagcacgtaaacgcaacccgccacacagatagcgtttatttgttgaaagggtagtattagggcccaACGAGCagagctaaattcctccaactgtacatgAGTCTAAAAATGTACTGATGTCAAATAAACCATCATATCATGGAGTTAGTAATGTCCAGTGATGAGAAAGAACCGTACAGTTAAGATAATATGTTTGCAATCTAACACTAAAACAGTTTTATGGGATTGACAGAAGTGTTAAAATACTGTATACGGTTgtaggaataataaataaaattagttgtgATAAATATACAGACTCGAGATCCTACTGTTGggattttataactttataattttcttaaaaatttagttttaaaaatatttaaatattcaatacaataatacagcaattatttctaaatatatggttttatttttgttaaattacattagaagttttgaaaatattggttgAAAGAggggtttaaaacaaatttattttcacaaaatgtgGCTTTCTGGAGGAATTTGGACCTATTTTAATATGGCTCCTAAGTGTTTTAACATAGTAGTAAATGAGATTGATACAAATGAAAGTACCAACAAgtcttaaaatcaatttattaataaatagcatgaagtacaattttttaatatagaaaagtttAGGTATTctgataaatgtaaaatatgtgagTATTAATCACTTAATAAGTAAtcatatgtgtatataaaattcCTAATTTCCACAAACACATTATCACCATTTGAgatcaaaatcaatttttact
The Homalodisca vitripennis isolate AUS2020 chromosome 1, UT_GWSS_2.1, whole genome shotgun sequence DNA segment above includes these coding regions:
- the LOC124366878 gene encoding cytochrome c oxidase subunit 5B, mitochondrial-like, which gives rise to MALICARSVVQNSFRKLYTSSSSLAKVLDEPINIATGIEKREMLAKAAGNENPFDLRVLKRGKGTKDCPNEIPSATDARIVGCICEEDATAVSWMWLHQGQPRRCNCGYWFKLVYKPPV